In Gimesia chilikensis, the genomic window CCGTGAACATCACCACGCCTAACAGAATTTCTATACCCATGATTAAACTTTAACCGCTCAATAAATTAGGAAAATGTTAAGTCTCAGAGCTGGATACCGGAGAAAGCCATGAAGGCCATCGCCATCAGTCCAACGGTAATAAAGGTGATGCCCAGACCGCGTAATCCCGGTGGAACGTCACTGTATTTCATTTTCTCCCGCACACCCGCCAGTGCCAGAATCGCCAGTGCCCAGCCGACACCGGAACCAAAACCGAAGACGCAGCTTTCGGGGAAGTTGTAGTCGCGTTCCACCATAAACAGGGTTCCCCCCAAGATCGCACAGTTCACGGTAATCAGCGGCAGGAAGATCCCCAGCGAGTTGTAGAGAGCGGGAACGAACCGGTCGAGGGTCATTTCCAGGATCTGCACCATCGCCGCAATCACGCCGATGTAACAGATCAGACCGACGAAGGTCAGGTCGACATTGGGATAACCGGCCCAGGCCAGTGCGCCCTTTTTCAACAGATGCTGATAGATGATGTTATTGACGGGAACGGTAATCGTCTGAATGACGACCACAGCGATCCCCAGACCGAAGGCGGTCTTCACATTCTTGGAAACGGCCAGAAAGGTACACATTCCCAGGAAGAAGGCCAGTGCCAGGTTTTCGACGAACAGACACTTGATAAACAGGCTCAGATAATGCTCTAACATTTTATGCTTCCTCCACCTGATCGGTCTTCCAGGCTCTTAAAGCCCAGATGGTGAAACCGATAATAAAGAACGCGCTGGGAGGTAATAACATCAGGCCATTGGCATCATACCAGCCACCCTCGCGACTCAGTTTCAAAATGGTAACTCCAAACAGGCTGCCGGATCCGAACAGTTCCCGGAAGAAGGCAACCAGCATCAGGACTGCACTGTAACCCAGCCCGTTTCCAATTCCGTCCAGGAAGCTGATGCCAGGCTCGTTTTTCATCGCGAACCCTTCGGCACGACCCATCACGATACAGTTGGTAATAATCAGTCCCACGAACACGGACAGCTGCTTGCTGATTCCGAAGGCGAAGGCCTTGAGGAACTGATCGACCAGAATCACAAGTGAGGCGATGATCGTCATCTGCACGATAATGCGGATACTGCCGGGAATCTGCAGACGGATCGAAGCGACTGCGGCGTTCGAGCAGGCGGTCACCAGGGTTACCGCGATACTCATCACGAGTGCGGTCTCCATCTTGGTTGTTACCGCCAGAGCGGAACAGATCCCGAGAATCTGCAACGCAATCGGGTTGTTATTAAAAATCGGTCCGGTCAGAACCTCTTTTTGTCGTGAATTCATGTTACTTTCCCTCCTTTTCCCGAACCTGTTCGAGATAAGGCTTAAATCCTAGGTCACCCAGCCAGAAATCCAGCAGGTGGGTTACGCCGCGAGAGGTAATGGTGGCTCCCGAGAGGCCGTCCACTTCATGTTCCGCATTGGGGGACTCTGGATTGACACTCCCCTTAATGACTTCGATATCGGGCTGGAAGTCTTTGTTGTAGACTTCTTTGCCTTTCCACTGTGCCTTCCACTTAGGGTTATCAACTTCACCACCCAGCCCGGGTGTTTCCCCCTGTTCGTAGAAGGTCAAACCCTGCACGGTGGTCAGGTCGGTCTGCAGAGCCAGGAAGCCCCACATGGTAGACCAGAGACCTTTGCCGCGGACGGGCAGAACATACTGAGTCAACTGACCATTCTCATCGTTGATCAGGTAGACCCAGGAATAGTTTTCGCGACGTTTGATCCCGGCGATGTCTTTGCTGGGCTCGATTGCCGTGCTCAGTTTGGGATTGTCGATTGCCGCCTTCTGGTCGTATTCCGCAGGATTGGGGAACAGTTCCTTGTCGTCGGTTACGACTTTACCTGAGTCGAGATCAACGATAATCCCCTCAACCCGCTCGTCATAAATCTTCATGACGTTCTTCGCGTCATCACCTGGTTGGATCAGGCCCGCCACGGAGAGGATGTTCTTTTTACGTTCGATCTCTTTATTCAGTTCCTGCTTGCTGCGCAATCCGACCGCAGCCCCGGAAACCAGAATCGAGCAGACCACACACAACGTGGCCGATACGATAAATGTGAAACCTATTGAATCA contains:
- the nqrE gene encoding NADH:ubiquinone reductase (Na(+)-transporting) subunit E; this encodes MLEHYLSLFIKCLFVENLALAFFLGMCTFLAVSKNVKTAFGLGIAVVVIQTITVPVNNIIYQHLLKKGALAWAGYPNVDLTFVGLICYIGVIAAMVQILEMTLDRFVPALYNSLGIFLPLITVNCAILGGTLFMVERDYNFPESCVFGFGSGVGWALAILALAGVREKMKYSDVPPGLRGLGITFITVGLMAMAFMAFSGIQL
- a CDS encoding NADH:ubiquinone reductase (Na(+)-transporting) subunit D; the encoded protein is MNSRQKEVLTGPIFNNNPIALQILGICSALAVTTKMETALVMSIAVTLVTACSNAAVASIRLQIPGSIRIIVQMTIIASLVILVDQFLKAFAFGISKQLSVFVGLIITNCIVMGRAEGFAMKNEPGISFLDGIGNGLGYSAVLMLVAFFRELFGSGSLFGVTILKLSREGGWYDANGLMLLPPSAFFIIGFTIWALRAWKTDQVEEA
- a CDS encoding Na(+)-translocating NADH-quinone reductase subunit C — its product is MSRDSIGFTFIVSATLCVVCSILVSGAAVGLRSKQELNKEIERKKNILSVAGLIQPGDDAKNVMKIYDERVEGIIVDLDSGKVVTDDKELFPNPAEYDQKAAIDNPKLSTAIEPSKDIAGIKRRENYSWVYLINDENGQLTQYVLPVRGKGLWSTMWGFLALQTDLTTVQGLTFYEQGETPGLGGEVDNPKWKAQWKGKEVYNKDFQPDIEVIKGSVNPESPNAEHEVDGLSGATITSRGVTHLLDFWLGDLGFKPYLEQVREKEGK